One window of the Candidatus Hydrogenedens sp. genome contains the following:
- the rfbD gene encoding dTDP-4-dehydrorhamnose reductase, with protein sequence MKKVVIFGHKGQLGKDLVKLFQSEYEVVGYDLPEWDITSPDIYKLLDDSAPDLVINSSAYTNVDMAEKEIDKAFLVNEIGARQVADLANQWGSPVVYYSTDYVFDGMQRRPYREDDIPNPLSVYGRSKLAGEKSVMDYNPKHYILRTAWLYGPGGNNFIEKMIHLSKTAEKLEISEDEIGSPTYTWDLAQITKRMVETQKYGLYHAVNSGECSRYQWIKTCFEYLNIKTPIIPCSRAKFVLPAPRPAYSAMDNRKIMAVIEWKIPSWREATIQYLLRRGEENK encoded by the coding sequence ATGAAAAAGGTTGTGATTTTTGGACATAAAGGGCAATTAGGAAAAGACCTCGTTAAATTATTCCAGTCGGAATATGAAGTTGTTGGATATGATTTACCGGAATGGGATATAACCAGTCCGGATATTTATAAATTATTAGATGATTCTGCACCGGATTTGGTTATAAATTCATCAGCATATACAAATGTAGATATGGCAGAAAAAGAGATAGACAAAGCGTTTCTTGTAAATGAAATAGGTGCCCGACAAGTTGCAGATTTGGCAAATCAATGGGGAAGTCCGGTGGTCTATTACAGTACGGACTATGTTTTTGATGGAATGCAGAGGCGACCCTATCGGGAAGATGATATCCCGAACCCCCTATCGGTTTACGGTCGTTCCAAATTAGCCGGTGAGAAATCGGTTATGGATTATAATCCGAAACATTATATTTTAAGAACCGCGTGGTTATATGGTCCCGGTGGAAATAATTTTATAGAAAAAATGATTCATCTCTCAAAAACAGCGGAAAAGTTAGAAATTTCTGAGGACGAAATCGGTTCGCCTACTTATACCTGGGACCTGGCGCAAATAACAAAGAGAATGGTAGAAACACAAAAGTATGGTTTATATCATGCTGTCAATTCTGGCGAATGCTCTCGTTATCAATGGATAAAGACATGCTTTGAATACTTAAATATAAAAACCCCCATTATACCGTGTTCTCGTGCAAAATTTGTATTACCGGCTCCACGCCCCGCTTATTCTGCTATGGATAATCGGAAAATTATGGCGGTGATTGAGTGGAAAATTCCATCATGGCGTGAAGCAACCATACAATATTTACTTAGAAGAGGAGAAGAAAATAAATGA
- the rfbB gene encoding dTDP-glucose 4,6-dehydratase, whose translation MKKILVTGGAGFIGSAFIRNMLDWYSDIYIVNLDKLTYAGNLDNLKSVDTHRYTFIHGDIADAEVMEQSIKGCDAVVNFAAETHVDRSLMGAKDFLRTNVEGVYQVLLSAKNNNVSRVVLVSTDEVYGSRDVGSALETDTIFPRNPYSASKAGGELLGKAFFESFKLPVLITRGCNTYGPYQYPEKVLPLFITNALEGKPLPLYKGGEHNIRDWLYVDDHCRAIDFVLRKGIPGEIYNISAGFEKENIEITRKVLELTGKDESLIQWVPDRPGHDRRYSMNSDKLRNLGWKPEISWEEGIQKTVQWYIENEWWWRRIKEGEFKKYYEEQYIKRKNT comes from the coding sequence ATGAAAAAAATACTTGTTACAGGTGGTGCTGGTTTTATCGGGTCTGCATTTATTCGCAATATGTTAGATTGGTATTCGGATATTTATATAGTAAATCTTGATAAACTTACTTATGCAGGCAATCTGGATAACTTAAAATCAGTGGATACTCATCGTTATACTTTTATACATGGCGATATTGCGGATGCAGAAGTGATGGAACAATCGATAAAAGGCTGTGATGCTGTGGTAAACTTTGCGGCAGAAACACATGTAGACCGTAGTTTGATGGGAGCAAAAGATTTTCTTCGCACCAATGTAGAAGGGGTTTATCAAGTTTTACTAAGTGCAAAGAACAACAATGTTAGCAGGGTTGTTTTAGTCTCTACAGATGAAGTATATGGAAGTAGAGATGTTGGTTCTGCATTAGAAACAGATACTATTTTTCCAAGGAATCCGTATAGTGCTTCTAAAGCAGGAGGAGAACTTTTAGGAAAAGCGTTTTTTGAATCCTTTAAATTGCCTGTCCTTATTACTCGTGGATGTAATACTTATGGACCGTATCAATACCCGGAAAAAGTGCTTCCTTTATTTATTACCAACGCCCTGGAAGGTAAACCCTTACCCTTATATAAAGGAGGAGAGCATAATATTCGGGATTGGCTCTATGTAGATGACCATTGTCGTGCCATAGATTTCGTCTTACGGAAAGGAATACCCGGTGAAATTTATAATATTTCAGCAGGATTTGAAAAAGAAAACATCGAAATTACAAGAAAGGTTCTTGAACTCACAGGTAAAGATGAAAGTCTAATCCAATGGGTGCCTGACCGTCCGGGACATGACCGAAGATATTCTATGAATTCAGATAAACTCCGTAATTTAGGATGGAAACCTGAAATATCATGGGAAGAAGGTATACAAAAAACAGTGCAGTGGTATATAGAAAATGAATGGTGGTGGCGACGGATAAAAGAGGGTGAATTTAAAAAATATTATGAAGAACAATATATAAAAAGAAAAAATACATAA
- a CDS encoding DUF6485 family protein produces MAQECKNQERNQSFCSCSYPGCSRHAVCCECLQYHLKKRQLPGCCFPPEAEKTYDRSFEAFARAWGLTK; encoded by the coding sequence ATGGCTCAGGAATGCAAAAATCAAGAACGCAATCAGTCTTTTTGTTCATGCAGTTACCCTGGTTGCTCAAGGCATGCGGTATGTTGTGAATGTCTTCAATATCATCTTAAAAAACGGCAACTACCGGGTTGTTGTTTCCCTCCAGAAGCAGAGAAAACTTATGACCGTTCCTTTGAGGCATTTGCCCGTGCGTGGGGATTAACAAAATAA
- the rbsK gene encoding ribokinase, with product MNKKFIDTLKSQKKKIVVVGSANVDIVARVPRLPKEGESFRGESLSIVFGGKGANQAVSLARLGADINFISCVGKDHFGRSMKKGFKDEGIPINTIKETPDAFSGTALIFVDKDGKNSIVVIAGANHELKPEDIIRQEKIFQKGDILLTQLELLPETIETALILAKKNGMITIVDAGPPRNISKHIFPYIDVISPNETETEFLTGMNPSKSENRLKCAEKFLKMGVSSVVLKLGSQGCYYNDGKFEIYAPSYKVPVVDTTAAGDAFTSALAFAWGQAEIDEVLDFANAVGALACTKFGAQPSMPHLDEVQKFLKKHKKWK from the coding sequence ATGAATAAGAAATTCATTGATACATTAAAAAGCCAGAAAAAGAAAATAGTCGTTGTTGGCAGTGCTAATGTAGATATTGTAGCCAGAGTACCCCGTTTACCGAAGGAAGGTGAATCCTTTCGAGGTGAGTCTTTATCTATAGTTTTTGGAGGTAAAGGAGCCAATCAAGCCGTTTCACTTGCAAGGTTAGGTGCGGATATAAACTTTATAAGTTGTGTGGGGAAAGACCATTTTGGTAGGAGTATGAAAAAAGGTTTTAAAGATGAAGGGATACCTATAAATACGATAAAAGAAACCCCGGATGCTTTTTCTGGAACTGCATTAATTTTTGTGGATAAAGACGGGAAAAATAGTATTGTTGTAATTGCGGGAGCCAATCATGAATTGAAACCTGAAGATATAATAAGACAGGAGAAGATTTTTCAGAAAGGGGATATTTTGCTAACACAATTGGAGTTGCTCCCGGAGACTATTGAAACGGCTCTGATATTAGCCAAAAAGAACGGCATGATAACCATTGTAGATGCGGGTCCTCCACGGAATATCTCGAAGCATATTTTTCCTTATATAGATGTAATATCCCCCAATGAGACAGAGACCGAATTCCTTACGGGCATGAACCCCTCAAAGTCTGAGAACAGATTAAAATGTGCTGAAAAGTTTTTAAAGATGGGGGTGTCTTCTGTGGTTCTTAAATTAGGTTCTCAGGGTTGTTATTATAACGATGGCAAATTTGAGATTTATGCGCCCAGTTATAAAGTCCCTGTTGTGGATACTACTGCGGCAGGAGATGCATTCACATCTGCTTTGGCTTTTGCATGGGGACAGGCGGAGATTGATGAAGTGTTGGATTTTGCCAATGCTGTTGGTGCATTAGCCTGTACAAAATTTGGTGCCCAACCCTCCATGCCTCATCTGGATGAAGTGCAAAAGTTTCTAAAAAAACATAAAAAATGGAAGTAA
- a CDS encoding ribulose-phosphate 3-epimerase: protein MSENKINLDKVKYSASVMCLDLGRLKEEFHLVQKIGIDELHFDIMDGTFVPNLTLGFDFISLARKCCSLPCWAHLMIMRPERYIKRLVDLGCAGVIVHVETCLHAHRAVKQIREYGLSPGIAVNPMTPLDELEYLLPEVDRVLIMAVDPGYAGQKIIPQTFERIQILSRKIQYHKYPVDIEIDGNITVKNCAKFIRLGGNVFVLGSSSIFFGTTRNYEESFPHFKKEVAEQIHTV, encoded by the coding sequence ATGAGTGAAAATAAAATAAATTTAGATAAAGTGAAGTATTCTGCATCCGTAATGTGTCTTGACCTTGGGCGATTAAAAGAAGAATTTCATCTTGTTCAGAAAATAGGTATTGATGAACTCCATTTTGATATCATGGATGGCACCTTTGTGCCTAATTTAACATTGGGGTTTGATTTCATCTCTTTAGCCCGTAAATGTTGTTCATTACCCTGTTGGGCTCATTTAATGATTATGCGACCCGAACGATATATAAAACGATTGGTAGACCTCGGTTGTGCAGGTGTTATCGTCCATGTGGAGACCTGTTTACATGCTCACCGAGCAGTTAAACAAATTCGTGAATATGGACTTTCACCGGGAATAGCCGTAAATCCGATGACCCCCTTAGATGAACTGGAATATCTTTTACCAGAAGTTGACCGTGTATTAATTATGGCTGTGGACCCGGGTTATGCCGGACAAAAAATAATTCCCCAAACTTTTGAGCGAATTCAAATTCTTTCGCGAAAAATACAGTATCATAAATATCCGGTTGATATTGAGATTGACGGAAACATTACAGTGAAAAACTGTGCCAAATTTATTCGTTTAGGTGGAAATGTTTTTGTATTAGGCTCTTCCAGCATTTTTTTCGGAACTACACGAAATTATGAAGAAAGTTTCCCTCACTTCAAAAAAGAGGTGGCCGAACAAATTCATACTGTATAA
- a CDS encoding polysaccharide deacetylase family protein, giving the protein MNKNLFFISLMLFSFVAIHVFSDEEVPYAERLGWEKGSRVVIFHIDDVGLCLGANKATFEAFTKGVATSCSIMMPCAWVEQFVKEWKKNPQWDAGLHLTLTSEWDNYRWGPVSGFQQVPGLVDETGYMWGDVKNVVANASPEEVDREIRAQLALAEKMGIKPTHLDSHMGTLFSSLKFMEKYINLGIEKQIPVLFPGGHMQYLQQELPMPKEIIYSWAKKIWEGGLPVVDDVLTFTYDWKTEDKFEPLTKALHEMKPGVTEVILHCAIPTEEFPYFTQSSTTRKGDYLIMMNPEFKKFLENEKIILTTWRELKERREKVK; this is encoded by the coding sequence ATGAACAAAAATTTATTTTTCATCTCATTAATGTTATTTTCATTCGTTGCCATCCATGTTTTTTCAGATGAGGAAGTACCTTATGCAGAACGATTAGGCTGGGAAAAAGGAAGTCGCGTAGTTATCTTTCATATTGATGATGTAGGTCTATGTCTTGGAGCAAACAAAGCAACATTTGAAGCCTTTACAAAAGGGGTAGCTACCTCTTGTAGTATTATGATGCCCTGTGCATGGGTTGAGCAATTTGTAAAAGAATGGAAGAAAAATCCACAGTGGGATGCAGGACTTCACCTGACATTAACTTCAGAGTGGGATAATTATCGGTGGGGACCTGTTTCTGGTTTCCAACAAGTTCCTGGATTAGTAGATGAAACAGGTTATATGTGGGGCGATGTTAAAAATGTTGTAGCGAATGCTTCACCGGAAGAAGTGGATAGAGAAATTCGAGCCCAACTGGCTCTTGCTGAAAAAATGGGAATAAAACCTACCCATTTAGATTCACACATGGGAACATTGTTTTCCAGTTTAAAATTTATGGAGAAATATATTAATTTAGGTATAGAGAAACAAATTCCTGTTCTTTTTCCGGGAGGACACATGCAATATTTGCAACAAGAATTACCCATGCCCAAAGAAATAATTTATTCGTGGGCGAAAAAAATCTGGGAAGGAGGGCTTCCTGTTGTAGATGATGTTTTAACTTTTACCTATGATTGGAAAACGGAGGATAAGTTTGAACCCTTGACAAAAGCCCTTCATGAAATGAAACCCGGTGTTACAGAGGTTATTTTGCATTGTGCTATACCAACAGAAGAATTTCCTTATTTTACGCAATCTTCTACTACACGAAAAGGGGACTATTTAATAATGATGAACCCCGAATTTAAGAAATTTTTAGAAAATGAAAAGATTATATTAACCACCTGGCGAGAATTAAAAGAGAGAAGAGAAAAGGTAAAATAG
- the ftsY gene encoding signal recognition particle-docking protein FtsY codes for MFKIFSNLKQKLQKTRSVLTDGIKNLFSLYPKINDDVYNSLEELLIEADLGVNTSLFLIERLKEEVKKQGITEAEQIMPLLKTIMLEILKTGEHEINWNAEPQPHVTLIVGVNGSGKTTTAGKISAQLVKENKKVILAAGDTFRAAAGEQLEIWSQRSGADLIRHQEGADPAAVAYDAVDAGIARKAQNVIIDTAGRLHTKVNLMEELKKVYRVIKKRMPEAPHEVLLVLDATTGQNALQQARIFTEALNITGIVLTKLDGTAKGGMIFGIQKELNIPIKLIGVGEGVEDLQPFDPNSFVDALFN; via the coding sequence ATGTTTAAAATCTTTTCAAATCTTAAACAAAAACTACAAAAGACAAGAAGTGTTCTAACGGATGGTATAAAAAATCTTTTTTCTTTATATCCAAAAATTAATGATGATGTTTATAATTCTCTGGAAGAACTGCTTATAGAAGCGGACTTGGGAGTAAATACAAGTTTGTTTTTAATAGAGCGACTAAAAGAGGAGGTTAAGAAACAGGGAATAACAGAAGCGGAACAAATTATGCCTCTATTAAAAACAATTATGTTGGAGATATTAAAAACAGGAGAACACGAAATAAATTGGAATGCAGAGCCGCAGCCCCATGTTACTTTAATTGTAGGTGTAAATGGCTCCGGAAAAACTACTACTGCGGGGAAAATTTCCGCTCAATTGGTTAAAGAAAACAAAAAAGTAATTTTAGCCGCAGGGGATACTTTCCGTGCAGCCGCAGGAGAACAATTAGAAATTTGGAGCCAGCGTAGTGGTGCCGATTTAATACGACATCAAGAAGGAGCAGATCCTGCAGCTGTAGCGTATGATGCTGTAGATGCAGGTATTGCACGAAAGGCTCAAAATGTAATTATTGATACTGCTGGAAGATTACATACCAAAGTAAATCTGATGGAAGAATTAAAAAAAGTCTACCGTGTTATTAAGAAACGGATGCCAGAAGCCCCTCATGAGGTTCTTTTAGTCCTCGATGCGACAACAGGGCAAAATGCTTTGCAACAGGCACGAATTTTTACAGAGGCTCTGAATATAACAGGGATTGTCCTTACAAAATTAGATGGCACGGCGAAAGGAGGAATGATATTTGGTATTCAGAAGGAGCTAAACATTCCTATAAAATTAATTGGAGTTGGAGAAGGAGTTGAAGATTTACAGCCTTTTGACCCGAATTCATTTGTTGATGCTTTGTTTAATTGA
- a CDS encoding uracil-DNA glycosylase family protein, with protein MGPYPDNIYKIALEIQKCRFCDNKLPLGANPVLRVGERLSPILIVGQAPGLKVHKTGLPWNDPSGDKLRLWLNVSREQFYDTRYFTIIPTGFCYPGRDVRGGDLPPREECIDLWWSQLLPLTYPFELILLVGRYAQRLFLNERLPATLTETIRLWKNFYPPAIVCPHPSFRNNLWLKKNKEFISEVVPFIREKVHFLMQQVNAREFEI; from the coding sequence ATGGGCCCATATCCAGACAACATCTACAAAATTGCTTTAGAAATACAGAAATGCCGATTTTGTGATAACAAACTGCCTTTAGGTGCTAATCCTGTTTTACGTGTAGGAGAACGGTTATCTCCCATACTTATTGTGGGTCAGGCGCCAGGATTAAAAGTCCATAAAACAGGATTACCATGGAATGATCCCAGTGGTGATAAACTTCGCTTGTGGTTAAATGTATCGCGAGAGCAATTTTATGATACACGCTATTTTACAATTATTCCTACAGGATTTTGCTATCCCGGTCGTGATGTAAGAGGTGGCGATTTACCTCCGCGGGAAGAATGTATTGATTTATGGTGGAGCCAACTTTTACCGTTAACATATCCTTTTGAACTAATCTTGTTAGTAGGACGCTATGCACAACGATTATTCCTGAATGAAAGATTACCTGCTACCTTAACAGAAACAATTCGATTATGGAAAAATTTCTATCCGCCTGCAATTGTCTGTCCCCATCCGTCTTTTCGTAATAATCTTTGGCTAAAGAAAAATAAAGAGTTTATCAGCGAGGTGGTGCCTTTTATTCGGGAAAAGGTTCATTTTTTAATGCAACAAGTAAATGCAAGAGAATTTGAAATTTAA